The DNA segment GTCCCGCCGGCCTGCTGGGCGAGGCGCAGCTCGTCCTGGAAGGCCGGGTCCTCGAAGTGGCGCAGGCCGGGCAGCCGGTTGACGCCGTCGAACAGCTCGTCCTGGACGCGGATGCGGATGGCCCGGCTGTTCTGGCCGCGCAGATACTCGCCGAACGCGGGCACGACGGCGAGTCCGAGGCTCGCGGCGATCAGGTAGAGCGTGATCCGGGTCAGCTCGTCCGCGGACGCCTGCTGGGCGATCCCGTCGAACAGCTCCCGCACCATCAGGGCCACCACCATCGGCAGCAGCCCGGCGACGACGCTGGTCGCCGCGAAACCGGCGATGGTCCGCGGGTCGGCCCGCCAGGCGAGGGCGACGGCGGCACCCGCCGACCGCAGCGCCTGGAGGCCCTCGCCACGCGGACCGGCCCCCTTCCCGCCCACCGGGGGATCGCCCATCGGGGGGACGCTCACCGGGACGACGGGGTCGTCGGCACCGCGAGGGAGTACACCGACTCGCGGCCGGTGATGCGGCCGTCCGCGTCCACGTTCAGATAGCTGGGCCAGCGGACGATGCCGAACGCCTCCTGCGACGCCCCGGATTCACCGGCCGGCTCGGTCACCACGCGGGCGACCGGCGCGAGCAGCTCGACCAGCTCCTTCTCGACCGGACCGCCGCCCTTGACGAAGGCGAGCACCTGCTCCCGGCCACCCGGAATACCCTGCACCGCTTTTACGAAATCGGGTGCCTGGTCGCGGCAGGGACGGCAGCTCGTGGAGAAGAAGCCGACGACGGCCTCGCCCCGGATATCGGCCCGGCCGATCGTCCCGTGTTCCACGGTTTCCGCCGTGAATTCGGGCAGCGGGGCACCGTCGGGGAGCCGGTTCGCCGGAGGTTCGATGTCGCTCGTCGTGGATTGCGAGGAGCGGCGTGCGACGGCCAGAGTGAGCAGAAGATTGAAGAGGGAAAGACAGCCGATGATGACGACAGCGGCGACAAGCATGATGAGGGGACCTCGATTCGGCGCGCACTGGACGAGAAGTGTTCGGTAATAAATGGATGGTGATTAATGAGTGGGGTGTGTATTCGCCGCGCGAGGTCCGGAGAACACCTCGGAGAGCACATCGGTCGCGATGATGAGCGCGCTGGTGCAGATGGCCACGAACAATCCGAGGAGCGCCTCGGGAAACGCGGGGAAGAGCGCCGTCCCGGAATCGTGCAGCAGGGTGGCGGCGAAGCCGGCGCCG comes from the Streptomyces sp. NBC_00525 genome and includes:
- a CDS encoding TlpA family protein disulfide reductase; the encoded protein is MLVAAVVIIGCLSLFNLLLTLAVARRSSQSTTSDIEPPANRLPDGAPLPEFTAETVEHGTIGRADIRGEAVVGFFSTSCRPCRDQAPDFVKAVQGIPGGREQVLAFVKGGGPVEKELVELLAPVARVVTEPAGESGASQEAFGIVRWPSYLNVDADGRITGRESVYSLAVPTTPSSR